The nucleotide window GTTGGGGCTTGAGGGCTGCCTGGAGTTCGCGGTCATCGAGGCGGAATAGGACCTGTCCCGCCTTCACGCGGTCCCAAACCTGGGCTTCGACCGCTGCGACCAAGCCGGGCGCGGGAACGCCGATGAGGGTGTTTTCATGGGCAGCTTCCACGAGGCCCGCGGCGCCGAGGCTCTGGGGAAACGGTTTGCGCGCAGGTGTGATGGTCGGTGCAGGCACCGGCTCCGTCACGGTCGCCCGGAGCCGGAGGACGAGATTGGTGGCCGCCACAATGCCAAGCAGGGCGAGCCAAAACGTGAGTTTCTTGAAGAGCAGCATGGGAGGATTTGTTTGCGGTGGGAAGCTTCAGCTATGGGCGTGGGAGGCGAGAATCTCCGCGTTGGAGTTCAGAACTCGAAAGATGCGGCCGTCTTCCATCTCGGCCATTCGGTCGCCGAAGTGGTACACGCGTGGGTCATGCGTCACGACGATGACTGTCCTTCGCGGGTCGCGCGCCACGTTGCGCAGCAATTCCATCACCCGGTGGCCATTCTCCTTGTCGAGCGCGGAAGTCGGCTCGTCGCAGACGATCAGCGGCGGCTCGTGCACCAAGGCGCGTGCGATGGCCACGCGTTGTTGCTGCCCCCCGGAAAGCTTGTTTGGAAATTCCCGCACCCTCTCGCCCAGGCCCACTTTCGAGAGGATTTCGGAGGCCTTGGCGATCGCTTCGGCCAGGGACCGGCCCTGGATGAGTAGCGGCACGGCGACATTCTCGGCGATGGAAAGGGTCGGGATGAGATTGAACTGCTGGAAGATAAAGCCGAGGTGGGTCGACCGGAAATGCGTGCGCTGGCCCTCGCTTTGCCGGTGAAGGGCGTGGCCGAGGACGTTTACCTCGCCCGCATCCGCGACGAGCGTTCCAGCGAGGATTGAGAGCAGGGTGGTCTTGCCGCAACCCGAAGGTCCGACCAAAAGCAGGAGCTCGCCGCGTTTCGCCTCAAAGTCAGTGTGGCGGAGCGCGCGCGTGATTGAGTCGCCGGAACCAAAGGATTTTTCAACGCCTGCGAGCCGAAGCGCATAGGTCTCGTCGCAGCAGGAAGGTGCGGGTGCGGAGTTCATGGCTAGGAGCGGAAGACGATTGCGGCCTCGATCCGGGAGACGCGGTAGATCCCGAGGAGGGCGGAGAGCACGCAGATAAAGAGAACGGCGCAGAGTGAAACCACCGGCACCTGCCAGAGGAGCAGGAAGGGCACCTTCCCGAGCCGCAGGAGGGCGTTCCCCAGGAGGCTCACCACACCGAGTCCGATCCCATAGCCAATGAGGCCGACCGAGAGGGATTGGAGCACGAGCATGGCGCAGAGTCGCGCGTTGCTTGTGCCCATCGCCTTCAGCGCGGCCAGATTCCGCATGTTCTCTAGGACGAACGAATAGAAGGTCTGGCCGGAGACCGCCACGCCTACGACAAAACCGATCAGGACAATGGTGCCGACATTGATGGGTATTCCCGTGTTCGCCACATACCACCAGATGGTGGACCAGAGGAACTGAGGTTCGGTGAACGCGTTGAGACCGGTCTCCCGCCGGACGTTGGCAGCCGCTTGCTCGGGCGTAACCCCTTCCGCCGGTCCTGCAAGGACAAAGGAGAGCATCTTGCGCTGCGGCGGTGAGTACTGGACCGCTCGGTCGTAGGTCGTGAATAGATAGGGCCCTCCTGTGAAGGATCGCTGCGCACGGCAGATTCCTACCACGCGTGCCTCACGGTCGTTCAGCTCGAACGTGTCGCCGATCCCCAGCTTGCGGCCACCCGGTAGCGCGAGGCGCTCCGTCCCGTATTCATCGATGATGACGCTGTTGGGCTGGCGAAGGTCCTCGATGTGGCCGTCGACCATGTGCACTGGCCCACCGATAAGCGTGGTGGCATCAATGCCGATCAGCGTGACGAGTTTTGACGAGCCGTCAGGAAGTTTAGCCTGAGTGAGGCCCTGGTAGAGTGGGGATGCCCACGCGATACCGGTGACACTCCGCACCCGGCCGACGTCGGTGTCCCGCATGGGCTTGTTGTCGCCCACCTGCTCCACCATCGGGTCCGCGACCCAAATCTCCGAGCGGACGTTTCGCAAGGTGGATGCGGTCCAGGACATGATCCCGCAGAAGAGTGCCGCTCCCTGAGTGATCAAGATGGTGGCGAACATGATCCCGCTCACGAGCATCAGGTACTTGGCGCGATCGCCAAAAAGCATGCGAAGGGCGAGGCGAAACATGGCTTAGGGCGCTTTCTTGTTGAGGGTTTCGCGATAGAGCGCTCGTCCGCTTTCGCTCAGTACGCCTTGGAAGAAGATGGCCGCCGCATCCTGGAGCGTCTGCTGCGGCGTCCGTTGCGTGCGGTCCAGGGTCTCGGGATCCATCAGGCCGCGTATGGCATGAAACCAGAGTTCTGCGGCAAAGCCCGTGTCGACCTCCCCCCGGAGCGTGCCGTCGTGTTTGCCGCTCTCGAGTATCCGGCCGAAAAAGTGGGGGATGTTGCGACGTCGCAGTTCTTCCATCCGTTGGTACACTGCGGGCGCCTCGCGCTTGAGGATCCTCAGCAGCGTCGGCGAAACCTTCGAAAGCCGCAGGCCGACGCAGCCGATCGCCTTTGAAAGCTTCTCCGGGCAGCGTAGTGATTCGTCGGATACAATTGCCTCCAGTTGCGAATGAATGGATCTGCCCATGCTTTCAACGATCGCACCAAGAATGGCGTCCTTGCCGGGGAAGAACTGGTAAATCGTTTTCTTGCTCATCCCCAGATCTCCGGCGAGGTCGTCCATGGTGAAGACCGGGTTGGACCGCGTGAAGACCCGCTCGCGTGCGGCATGTAGAATCCGTTCTGCGTAGGGGTGTGGATCCTCCGGAGCCGGGGTGGGGGAAATGTGCGGTTTCATACTTAGGAAACTATGGAAGTATTAATAGTTTCCTTCGTTGTCAAGTGGTTTGCGCGCTGACTTTCAGGAGTTAGTCATTGTCGCGGAGGTGTGTGCTTGTCAGCCATGTCCCCAATTCACTCGTCTCGGCGATTGTCTGGGCGTGTTGGTACTCAGGCTCAAGAAGCGTAAGGTAGGACGGGTCGGCGAAGCGACGGCAGTGAAGCAGCACGTGCGCGGTCTGCCCTGGTGCTCGCACAAGCCTGCCCAGCGCCTGGTTTACCCGCTGCATTCCGGGGACTTGATACACACGCCTGAAGGCCTGCTCCTTGGTCTCACCAGGCCGAAGGGCGAGCTTGGCTCGTTGGACGGCGTTGACCTCTGGAAGAGCCGGCCCGACGACCATGGCGTGCGAGGTGCGTCCTCCCAATAGGTCAACCGACTCGGCAAGGCTGCTGCCCAGCACGAGTAACAGCGCGACGCGTTGCGCGAGGCAAATGTCGAGCCAGCGCTCAAGGGCTGCGGTGTCTGCAGAGCGTGGTTGGAGTGCAATGCGGATGTTCGTTCGGGAGCAGAGCGCGGCGATACGCTCGGCATAGGCAAAACTGGGGAAGAACGCGGGTACGCAAGGGAAGGCGTCCGGCGCCGCCGATACCAGTGCGCACACTGTTTCGGCCGTGTCCGGGGCAAACGCCTCCCGTTGCTGGTAGCGGGTATCGACGCGCACGTCGATCGCGACCCGGTAGGCCTCGGCCCGCCACGGCGCGTGCGCTTGCACATAGGCAGGTGCGAGACGCTCCTGCTCGTCGCTTTCACGGAGGAGTGATGCCCCGGTGTGAAGTTGTTTCAGGAGCGCGGTGGTGGCGCGCTTGGAGAGCTTGCCGAGTCGTTCCGGGCGAGCTGGTTCCGCGGAGGCTGGAGGCGCCTCGTCGTAGCCAGGCGTTGCCTCGAGACCGCACGCCCGTCTGAAGTCCTCGGTGGGCCCGAGAGTCGCAGAGGCCAGAAGAACACCGGCGAAACCACGAAGGGTGGGGCCGATGGCGGCGGCGGCATCGAGGCAGGTGGCAAGAAGACGTCCCTCTTCAGGTGCCCACCACAGGCGGGGGAACGACGCCTCCTTGGATTCGGCCGCGAACCGGGCGGGTGCCCAGTATGCCTCGAGCAGGGGGGCGGGCCACGCCGCCGTATCAACGGGATACTCCTGCGTCCTTTGGGCGAGATCGCGGAGCTGGTCCGAAAGGTCCTCCTCGTAGGCGAGTGAAAATGTATCCGTACGCTTGATACATGAGAGGCGCCAGGACCAGGCATCCCAGGCCTGTGTCAGGGGGCCGGGCGCGCGTTGCCCCTGAAGAAGGCTGACGACAGCCGATGTGTCCGGACTTGAAAAAACATGGGAGCGTGCATCCGCCGCCCTGGAGGGGAGGTTGTGCGCCTCGTCTATGACGACCAGGGTGCGCCCAGGATCAAACCCCGGCTGCTCCAGGAACACGGGTGCCACTGAAGGCGAGAACAGATAGTTGAAATCGCCAATCCACACCTCGCAGAAAGGAAGTGCGGCCCGCGTGATTTCGTAGGGGCAGATCCTGGCTGCTTTTCCCGCTTCGCGCAGCGCAGGTAGGTCGCGTGCGTGCCCGGGTACGAGGAAGAACCGTGAGAGGCCACTCTCGGGCCACCGCTCCTCGATGCCGTTCAGGTAGAGGCATGCTTCGGGAGTGCAACGATAGAGGGTGTTGACGCAGTGTTCCTGCCGCGGACGCATTCGCCAAAGCGAGAGAGAGGCTTCGCCGCCGTCGGTGGTTGCCGTCATGCGCCCGAGAGTCGTCATGACTTGGAGTTGGCCGGTGGTCTTGCTGGTGAGGTAGATCAGGCGATCCGCGTCACCCTGGCGCATGCGGGCAAGCGCGGCTTCCAGCATGACGCCGGTTTTGCCAAAGCCTGTCGGTGCCTCGAAGAAGACAATCGGGCGTCGACTCCACGATGCGAGGAGGTCCGCCGACGTGGTCTCCTGCCCCGGACGCCAGTTTGTGAACGCCGGCCGCAACGCCAGCGACCGGAGTCGCTCGCGGGAGCGAAGGCGTGCATCCAGGAAGGTGCAAAGACGCTCGAGTTGCGCCTCGCATCGCCGCTCATCGTCGTGCGTGAAGGGCACGACTTGGGCGAGTCCGCTTGAAACCTCGATGAAATACAATTCCGCCCGCACTTCGCCCGCGGTACGTCCGTCGGGCCGTTGCAAGTCTCCCGTGGAAAGGAGTGCGAGGTAGATCCCGAGTTGATGAAAGTACGCGGAGTAGAGCGCGCGCAACTCCTCCTCACCGATGGGAAGCTCGCGCGTGGTGGTCTTCACTTCCCGCAGGCAGGCAGGATCTCCCGGAAGCCATTGGTCAATGCGTCCTGTGATGGCGATGCGCCAGCCGCGCCGAACAAGCTCGCCCGCGAGCGGTACCTCGAAAAAGGCACCCGGGGTTGTGTCTTCCACCTGGCTGCGGAGCGTCCGGTGCCACTGTGTGCCAAGTTGGGCACGCCAGAGTCCGGAGGGCGTGCCCTCGCTGCTTGAGGGTCCGAGAAAGAATTCGGAGAATTCGCCTGCGGAGAGCCGAACGAGGCGCGCATCCAGGTCTATCTGCACGCGAACTCCTCCATGCCAGGCAGACGGAATTCGGTGTGGCCCTGCAGGTACTCCACGAACCGGCCAAGGAGGCGGCGCACATCGGTGGCTGCGGCGTCCTGGTCCTTGATCGGGCGAGCCAGCAACTCCTTAACCTTCACCTGGTCTGGCGCGCTGAGAGTGGGAAGCCAGTGTTGCCGCAGCGGGTAGCCTTCGTCGCGTATGAGCACGAACAGGCTCTTGAACAGCGTGATGTCGGGACGGTTGCCAGAACCGAACGAGTGCAGGCTTTGCCCAATCAGTTCATACACCGGGATGCGGCTTTCGTCTGGGACGGGGTTTGCCAGGACTGCACGTGCGAAGAGACTCGCGTGTTGCAGCGCTTCGTAGGATCGCCCCATGCCTTCAGGTTTGCCGAGTAGGCGGGTGTCACGCACGAACCAGGCTTCTCCTTGCGGTGTCGCGTCGAGGTCGGCGCGGACATGGTCGAATAAGTCGAGGGTGCCGCCCTTTCTGCTGAGGCGCTGGTAGGCGACGATCGCTCCCGCCTCGGCGCTGAAGAGGTCAACACGGAAATACTTATCGGTCGGCGGATGTGTGCCGAGGACGAAGGCGTCCGTTGAAAGCGTCGGCCCCGGCATGGTGCGCGACGTCAGCCCTGAATGGGCGGACGAGAAGAAGAGATTCCCGGAACCACAGCTCCACCCGAAATCACCATCTTCATGCCCTCGCCGACCGACATCTCGAGGGGGATGACTTCCTCCGGCGGCAACAGGAGCATGTAACCGCCTGTCGGGTTGGGCGTGGTGGGCACAAAGACGGCCCAGAGCTCCCGACCTGCCTTGGCCTGGGCCTCCCCCTGTGTCTTGCTGGTGAGGAAACCCAGCGTCCAGGCTCCCTTTCGGGGAAACTCAACGAGCACGACCTGGCTGAAGGAATTGCGGCTTTGCGAACCGAAGGTGTCCACAATCTGCTTCACCGTCGTGTACACGGAGTTCACGCCCGGTATGTGGAGAATGAAGCGCTGCGCGATGCCGCCAAAATACTGCCCCAGCACGTAGCGCGAGACCAGGCCGAGGATCGTGATCAAGATAAACACGATCAACGTCGCCAGGATGTTCCAGACCCACTGGTACTCGCGAAGGCTGGTAGGAACAAAAAAGAAGAAATGGTCGCGGAATCCGCCGCCGACCTTTTCAAAGAGCCAGGCAAACACCCACCACGTCACTGCAAGCGGGGCGAGAAGCAGCAGGCCTGAGATAAAGGCGTTGCGCACCGTGGCAAAGCGGCCGGGAGGCGGAGTCTGGTCGTGCATGGACTCTCTAGCGTCTTGCGGATGGGCGCGGGGTGCGAGCGCTTTTCAGTGAAAATTGTGGAATCGCATCGCCGACCAGGGCGAGCGCCCGTTTCTCCGCGGCACGCATGCGGCGCTTTTTGGACGGCTCCAGGTCGTCATAGCCTGCAAGGTGAAGCCACCCATGAATCAGGTACAGGGTCAGTTCGCGGGAAAAATCCAGCCCGGCGGCGTTTGAGAAACGCCTCGCGGTGTCGGCCGAAACGCAGATCTCGCCCGCGGAACCAGCTTCGGCGAACCCTTCGAAGGTGATAACGTCTGTCGTGGTGGGATCGTCGAGGAATTCGCCGTGCAGGAGCGCGAGTGCCTTGTCATCGAAGAGGACGATCGATAACTCCCCGGGCGGCACGGCGCTGGCTGCCGGGTCTTGGCTGCGCTTGCGCGCCAGCGGTGTCACCTTGGGCAGGTCGGCCGCGGTGTACCGAAAATGAAGATCAAGGAGCGCGATGACGCGGCGGATGGCGCGTGTATCGATGCGCAGTCGCGGGTGGCGATTGCGGATCAGGATTTCCCGTTGGGTGCTCACGAGGAAGCCGACTGTGGCCGCGGGCCCTCCGGGGCCGCCGACTGTTGTTCATAGCCCACGCGGCCATGAAGCATGTTGAGCAGCGTGAAGTTGAAACTGCTCTTGACCTTCGTCAGCTCCTCGAGGGTGACCGGTGCCTCGTCAAGCTGGCCATCCTCGATCCTGTCGCGGAAGATTTGATCAATCAGTTCCCCGAGGTGCTGGGGGGTCACCTTGCGGAGGGAGCGGGAGGCAGCCTCGACGCCGTCGGCGAGGTGAATGATGGCCGCCTCGCGGGTTTGCGGCTTGGGGCCGTCGTAACGGTAGGTGGTTTCGCAGACTCGTTCCCCTGCGCTGCTGCCAAAAGGCGACCTGGTTTCTCCCGCGGCCACCGGGGTGGTCCCCGCCTTGTCGCGAAGCGCGCGCTGGAAGAAATAGCGAATCAGCGAGGTGCCGTGGTGCTGCTGGATCGAATCGATGACGGCGCGTGGCAGGCGATGCTTGACTGCAAAATCCACTCCATCCTTCACGTGGGCCTTGATGATCAACGCGGACAGCGAGGGGTTGTTTTCGTCATGCGGGTTGGCGCGGTCTCGTTGGTTCTCAGTGAAATATTCCGGCTTCTTGATTTTGCCGATGTCATGGAAAAGGGAACAGACTCGGGCGATCAGCGGGTTTGCGCCGATCGCGTTTGCCGCATTCTCGGCAAGCAAGGCGACCACAAGCGAGTGATGGTAGGTGCCCGGTGCCTCCATCTGCATGCGACGCAGGAGCGGGTGATTGAAGTCGGTTAGCTCAAGCAGCGTGATGTCGGTGGTGCGTTTGAACAGGCCTTCGATGACCGGCAAAATGCCCACGACCATGATGCCCGTGAGAAGTCCCGTGGAGAGCCCCGCGAGCATCTGTTTTGGCACGGTGTACGGGGCGCTGAAAAAGGCTTGTTGTTCGATGATCCCGATCAGGAGGGCAAACGTCGCCACGACGAGTCCGCCGAGTCCGGCTGCCCGGACTACGGCGCCGCGCTTGCGCACCTGTCGGCAACAGAAGATGCCGACCATCGAGGCGAGGAACGTGAGCACGAGCAAATCAAGTCGGTTGCCGTAGATGACACTCGTGAAAATTGAGATGAGCAGCGCCATGAAAATGGCGGATCCCGCGTCGATCAGGATGGCGACGATGAGCGGCGCGAGGGCGGTCGGCGCAAAATAGGGGAGGAGGGACGCGGCTGTCGTGTGGGACAGAAAGTAGTTGAGGCCGCCGGCCCAGTGGGTGAGGCGGACAAATGCGAGGTTAGCAATGACGACCAAGGCGAGCAGGCCGAGGCGACCGTTGCTCTGGAGCGTTTCCCGGTCCTCGAGCCGGATGTAGAAGACGCTCGCCATCACCATCGCGAGCACGAGGAGGATTCGGCCGAACAACTCGAGGCCTTCTTCGTTTTCCGAGGTGCTGTGCTCGAGCCGGTACTTCCGGTGGGCCTCAATCATCTCGTATTGCTCCGGAGAGACACGATTTCCGCGCTCCACCAAGATTTGTCCCCGCTCGACATTCACTGCGACGGTGGGGATTCGAGCGACGGCCTGTTCCTGCAGCCTGAACGTGGCGTCAGTGTCGAACACGAGATTGGGGGCGAGCCCGTTGCGAAGGAGGCGGAAAAGCGCGTTCGCCGTGTCGCGCGGCAGACCTTCGGCCCCGAGGTTTACGCGCAGGAGCGTGAGGGCTTCCTCCATTGTCTGGACGGGGCGCTGGACGACGTCGCCACTTGGACGTGCGATCTGGAACACGGAAAGATTTCCCACCTCGCTGCGGTTGCCGAAGGTTTGTTCATCCTGGACGCCTTCCTCGGAAACTTCTCGCAGGACAGAGAGTCCGTGGCCGACCAACTCGGCGCGTTTCCCCGCATCGCCAGCTGACAGAAGGTCCTCGATGTCGTCGATGGTGGCACGGTACGGGCCGGCGGCGTCGAAGGTGTCCACGACAGCCGAGAGTTTTGCGGCGCGTTCAGGAGCCGGGAGCGAGGCGATCTCTTTCTCGACCTCCGCGAGGTTGGTCAGAAGCGTGGCGACGTCGGCCTCGAAACGTTGGAGCAGCGACAGGTCGAGGCGAAAGACGCGAGGGACCTGATTCCGCACCCGCTCGTGGACTGCAGCGGTCTTAAGGCTGCTATCGTAGGAGAAGGACTCCGAAGCCGTGATATGCACCGGGGAAATCTGATTGGGCAAAACAGGCAGGTTCGCGGTGGTAACGCCGACAAACGTGATGAGGACGATGGCGGCGACAGTCGCTATGAAAATCAGGAGTGCCACCAAGGGGCTCGTTTCAAGAAACTCAACCGTACCGCTGACCTCCGCCGTCTTTCGCATGCGAAGCGGCTGTGCGGCTTGTCCCGGAAGGGCGCGAAGTTTGTCGAGAAGTGACATCGGGGGCTTGGGCACGCGACGGCGTGACCAGACAACAGGGGATTAACGTGTCAGAGCGAGGTGAAATGAGCAAGGCGAAGCCGCTAGGCCGAGCCGCGAGGGGGATCTGGAGATTAGGGGGATCTGGAGATTAGGGGGATTAAGGGGATTAGGGGGATTTTGGGGATTTGGGGAGACAAAGGGGGCCGAAGAATTTCGGGGGTAGGGGCATTTTTTAAATAATTTAATATGAAACGCTTACCTATAACTTTATACAATGTGGGTTGATCAGGATCACGCGTTGGTAGCACTCTCGCGGCGCACGCGCCCTACTCTCGCTTCTCTCGCGGCCGCGCAGCGGCCTCCTCTGCCGGCGTGTCCTGTGGTTCCCCCGGCTCGCCCTCGCGGCTCTACCTAGCGGCTCGGCCTTGCCGGTTCGTCCCCGGCTTGGCCTAGCGGCTTTGCCAAACCGACTCAGCCTCACTCCTGCGAGATGGGGTTCTTATATTTCTCGTAGGCATCGATGATCTGGAGGACCAGGGGATGGCGAACCACGTCGGCTCCGCTGAAGAGATGGAAGTCGATGCCTTTGATTTCTTGGAGAATGCGCTGGACCTCGATGAGACCCGACTGC belongs to Opitutaceae bacterium and includes:
- a CDS encoding ABC transporter ATP-binding protein, which produces MNSAPAPSCCDETYALRLAGVEKSFGSGDSITRALRHTDFEAKRGELLLLVGPSGCGKTTLLSILAGTLVADAGEVNVLGHALHRQSEGQRTHFRSTHLGFIFQQFNLIPTLSIAENVAVPLLIQGRSLAEAIAKASEILSKVGLGERVREFPNKLSGGQQQRVAIARALVHEPPLIVCDEPTSALDKENGHRVMELLRNVARDPRRTVIVVTHDPRVYHFGDRMAEMEDGRIFRVLNSNAEILASHAHS
- a CDS encoding ABC transporter permease gives rise to the protein MFRLALRMLFGDRAKYLMLVSGIMFATILITQGAALFCGIMSWTASTLRNVRSEIWVADPMVEQVGDNKPMRDTDVGRVRSVTGIAWASPLYQGLTQAKLPDGSSKLVTLIGIDATTLIGGPVHMVDGHIEDLRQPNSVIIDEYGTERLALPGGRKLGIGDTFELNDREARVVGICRAQRSFTGGPYLFTTYDRAVQYSPPQRKMLSFVLAGPAEGVTPEQAAANVRRETGLNAFTEPQFLWSTIWWYVANTGIPINVGTIVLIGFVVGVAVSGQTFYSFVLENMRNLAALKAMGTSNARLCAMLVLQSLSVGLIGYGIGLGVVSLLGNALLRLGKVPFLLLWQVPVVSLCAVLFICVLSALLGIYRVSRIEAAIVFRS
- a CDS encoding TetR/AcrR family transcriptional regulator; protein product: MKPHISPTPAPEDPHPYAERILHAARERVFTRSNPVFTMDDLAGDLGMSKKTIYQFFPGKDAILGAIVESMGRSIHSQLEAIVSDESLRCPEKLSKAIGCVGLRLSKVSPTLLRILKREAPAVYQRMEELRRRNIPHFFGRILESGKHDGTLRGEVDTGFAAELWFHAIRGLMDPETLDRTQRTPQQTLQDAAAIFFQGVLSESGRALYRETLNKKAP
- a CDS encoding helicase C-terminal domain-containing protein; amino-acid sequence: MQIDLDARLVRLSAGEFSEFFLGPSSSEGTPSGLWRAQLGTQWHRTLRSQVEDTTPGAFFEVPLAGELVRRGWRIAITGRIDQWLPGDPACLREVKTTTRELPIGEEELRALYSAYFHQLGIYLALLSTGDLQRPDGRTAGEVRAELYFIEVSSGLAQVVPFTHDDERRCEAQLERLCTFLDARLRSRERLRSLALRPAFTNWRPGQETTSADLLASWSRRPIVFFEAPTGFGKTGVMLEAALARMRQGDADRLIYLTSKTTGQLQVMTTLGRMTATTDGGEASLSLWRMRPRQEHCVNTLYRCTPEACLYLNGIEERWPESGLSRFFLVPGHARDLPALREAGKAARICPYEITRAALPFCEVWIGDFNYLFSPSVAPVFLEQPGFDPGRTLVVIDEAHNLPSRAADARSHVFSSPDTSAVVSLLQGQRAPGPLTQAWDAWSWRLSCIKRTDTFSLAYEEDLSDQLRDLAQRTQEYPVDTAAWPAPLLEAYWAPARFAAESKEASFPRLWWAPEEGRLLATCLDAAAAIGPTLRGFAGVLLASATLGPTEDFRRACGLEATPGYDEAPPASAEPARPERLGKLSKRATTALLKQLHTGASLLRESDEQERLAPAYVQAHAPWRAEAYRVAIDVRVDTRYQQREAFAPDTAETVCALVSAAPDAFPCVPAFFPSFAYAERIAALCSRTNIRIALQPRSADTAALERWLDICLAQRVALLLVLGSSLAESVDLLGGRTSHAMVVGPALPEVNAVQRAKLALRPGETKEQAFRRVYQVPGMQRVNQALGRLVRAPGQTAHVLLHCRRFADPSYLTLLEPEYQHAQTIAETSELGTWLTSTHLRDND
- a CDS encoding DUF502 domain-containing protein; the protein is MHDQTPPPGRFATVRNAFISGLLLLAPLAVTWWVFAWLFEKVGGGFRDHFFFFVPTSLREYQWVWNILATLIVFILITILGLVSRYVLGQYFGGIAQRFILHIPGVNSVYTTVKQIVDTFGSQSRNSFSQVVLVEFPRKGAWTLGFLTSKTQGEAQAKAGRELWAVFVPTTPNPTGGYMLLLPPEEVIPLEMSVGEGMKMVISGGAVVPGISSSRPPIQG
- the ybeY gene encoding rRNA maturation RNase YbeY, whose protein sequence is MSTQREILIRNRHPRLRIDTRAIRRVIALLDLHFRYTAADLPKVTPLARKRSQDPAASAVPPGELSIVLFDDKALALLHGEFLDDPTTTDVITFEGFAEAGSAGEICVSADTARRFSNAAGLDFSRELTLYLIHGWLHLAGYDDLEPSKKRRMRAAEKRALALVGDAIPQFSLKSARTPRPSARR
- a CDS encoding HDIG domain-containing protein, whose amino-acid sequence is MPKPPMSLLDKLRALPGQAAQPLRMRKTAEVSGTVEFLETSPLVALLIFIATVAAIVLITFVGVTTANLPVLPNQISPVHITASESFSYDSSLKTAAVHERVRNQVPRVFRLDLSLLQRFEADVATLLTNLAEVEKEIASLPAPERAAKLSAVVDTFDAAGPYRATIDDIEDLLSAGDAGKRAELVGHGLSVLREVSEEGVQDEQTFGNRSEVGNLSVFQIARPSGDVVQRPVQTMEEALTLLRVNLGAEGLPRDTANALFRLLRNGLAPNLVFDTDATFRLQEQAVARIPTVAVNVERGQILVERGNRVSPEQYEMIEAHRKYRLEHSTSENEEGLELFGRILLVLAMVMASVFYIRLEDRETLQSNGRLGLLALVVIANLAFVRLTHWAGGLNYFLSHTTAASLLPYFAPTALAPLIVAILIDAGSAIFMALLISIFTSVIYGNRLDLLVLTFLASMVGIFCCRQVRKRGAVVRAAGLGGLVVATFALLIGIIEQQAFFSAPYTVPKQMLAGLSTGLLTGIMVVGILPVIEGLFKRTTDITLLELTDFNHPLLRRMQMEAPGTYHHSLVVALLAENAANAIGANPLIARVCSLFHDIGKIKKPEYFTENQRDRANPHDENNPSLSALIIKAHVKDGVDFAVKHRLPRAVIDSIQQHHGTSLIRYFFQRALRDKAGTTPVAAGETRSPFGSSAGERVCETTYRYDGPKPQTREAAIIHLADGVEAASRSLRKVTPQHLGELIDQIFRDRIEDGQLDEAPVTLEELTKVKSSFNFTLLNMLHGRVGYEQQSAAPEGPRPQSASS